In Denitratisoma sp. DHT3, one DNA window encodes the following:
- a CDS encoding VanZ family protein, producing the protein MNPSPARPPRLRLYIAAAYTLLVLYASLHPFTGWQDSGAPLLAFLTAPWPRYFTFFDLATNVAAYLPLGFFWGAALQARLPRWLAVALALLIGSGLSFGMETLQHFLPSRVPSNLDLSGNSLGTLLGALAAAAGKRLFDSAHLREWRDRWVVAGHRGDYGLILLALWLLTQLNPEILLFGCGDLRQLLGLESSFDFDAEHFSRIETGIAAAGAYAVGLLASGVLRQHRVRALLLLFALALLVRSFAAALLVEPDQALHWLTPGNSRGLAVGLLLLLPCLWLPAVLRRVLAGSALLFATVLVNLAPENPYLVQAAQVWVQGHFLNFNGLTRLTSMLWPFLALPWLLLVTREPWKTSTP; encoded by the coding sequence ATGAACCCATCACCGGCACGGCCGCCCCGGCTGCGGCTCTACATCGCCGCCGCGTATACGCTGCTGGTGCTGTATGCGAGCCTGCATCCGTTCACCGGCTGGCAGGATTCCGGGGCGCCGCTGTTGGCCTTTCTGACGGCGCCCTGGCCGCGCTATTTCACATTCTTCGATTTGGCCACCAACGTGGCCGCCTATCTGCCGCTGGGGTTTTTCTGGGGCGCCGCCCTCCAGGCCCGCCTGCCGCGCTGGCTCGCCGTCGCCTTGGCGCTCCTGATCGGCAGCGGCCTCAGCTTCGGCATGGAAACGCTGCAGCATTTCCTGCCCAGCCGCGTGCCCTCCAACCTGGATCTGAGCGGCAACAGTCTCGGCACCCTGCTGGGGGCGCTCGCCGCCGCCGCCGGGAAGCGCCTGTTCGATAGCGCCCACCTGCGGGAATGGCGCGACCGCTGGGTGGTGGCGGGACACCGGGGCGACTACGGTCTGATCCTGCTGGCCCTGTGGCTGCTGACCCAGCTCAACCCGGAGATCCTGCTCTTCGGCTGCGGCGACCTGCGCCAGCTGCTGGGCCTGGAGTCCTCCTTCGATTTCGACGCCGAGCATTTCAGCCGCATTGAAACCGGCATCGCCGCCGCCGGCGCCTATGCCGTTGGCCTGCTGGCGAGCGGCGTGCTGCGGCAGCACCGGGTACGGGCCCTGCTGCTGCTGTTCGCGCTGGCGCTCCTGGTGAGAAGCTTCGCCGCCGCGCTGCTGGTGGAGCCGGACCAGGCGCTGCACTGGCTGACGCCGGGCAATAGCCGGGGGCTGGCAGTCGGACTGCTGCTGCTGTTGCCCTGCCTCTGGCTACCCGCGGTGCTGCGCCGCGTGCTGGCGGGCAGCGCGCTCCTGTTCGCCACCGTGCTGGTCAACCTGGCGCCCGAGAATCCCTACCTGGTCCAGGCCGCCCAGGTCTGGGTGCAGGGCCATTTCCTCAACTTCAACGGTCTGACCCGGCTGACGTCCATGCTCTGGCCCTTCCTGGCCTTGCCCTGGCTGCTGCTGGTGACGAGGGAACCATGGAAAACGTCAACACCCTGA
- a CDS encoding PotD/PotF family extracellular solute-binding protein, protein MRFWLLFLLLCVAGAHATHAEEVLHLYNWNNYISEQTLQRFETRCGCRVKQDYYSDNEEMLAKLEAGAIGYDLLVPTGNAVESLIRRGALRPLDKTRLPHLDDIKPEFRNPWYDPAGRYAVPYATSVTLIGYNVEKLRALQLPTDTWALIFEPRYLAKIRGKVTVLNSQRELMAAAMKYLGHSVQSRDMAQWEAAKTLILRAKPYWATFSNSTYIKDLAVGNIWVAHGYSNDMFRAREDAKAAGRPFTIGFTIPREGAVLAVDNWVLHRSGEHPNLALRFIDFMLEGENAADVSNLIGAGNPNAAATRWLRPEIADDPGIFPSGADLRRLEMLRDFEPRMRRALSRLWTEIKVR, encoded by the coding sequence GTGAGGTTCTGGCTCCTCTTTCTGCTGCTGTGCGTCGCCGGTGCCCATGCCACCCACGCCGAGGAAGTGCTGCATCTCTACAACTGGAACAACTACATCAGCGAGCAGACCCTGCAGCGCTTCGAGACCCGCTGCGGCTGCCGGGTGAAGCAGGACTACTATTCGGACAACGAGGAAATGCTGGCCAAGCTGGAGGCCGGCGCCATCGGCTACGATCTGCTGGTGCCCACCGGCAACGCGGTGGAGTCCCTGATCCGGCGCGGCGCCCTGCGGCCGCTCGACAAGACCCGCCTGCCCCATCTGGACGATATCAAGCCGGAATTCCGCAACCCCTGGTATGACCCGGCGGGGCGCTACGCCGTGCCCTATGCCACCTCCGTCACCCTGATCGGCTACAACGTCGAAAAGCTGCGCGCACTGCAGTTACCCACCGACACCTGGGCGCTGATTTTCGAGCCGCGCTACCTGGCGAAAATCCGTGGCAAGGTGACGGTGCTCAACAGCCAGCGCGAACTGATGGCGGCGGCGATGAAATACCTGGGCCACTCGGTCCAGTCGCGGGACATGGCGCAATGGGAGGCGGCCAAGACCCTGATCCTGCGTGCCAAGCCCTACTGGGCCACGTTTTCCAACAGCACTTACATCAAGGACCTGGCGGTGGGCAACATCTGGGTCGCCCACGGCTACTCCAACGACATGTTCCGGGCGCGCGAGGACGCCAAGGCGGCGGGCCGGCCGTTCACCATCGGCTTCACCATCCCGCGCGAAGGCGCGGTGCTGGCGGTGGACAACTGGGTGCTGCATCGTTCCGGCGAACATCCCAACCTGGCCCTGCGCTTCATCGATTTCATGCTGGAAGGAGAGAACGCCGCCGACGTCTCCAACCTGATCGGCGCCGGCAATCCCAATGCCGCGGCGACACGCTGGCTGCGTCCGGAGATCGCCGACGATCCGGGTATCTTCCCCAGCGGCGCGGATCTGCGCCGCCTGGAAATGCTGCGCGATTTCGAGCCGCGCATGCGCCGCGCCCTGTCGCGCTTGTGGACCGAGATCAAGGTGAGATGA
- a CDS encoding BrnA antitoxin family protein, which yields MRKEYDFSNASKNPYASQLKKQVTIRLDEESIGYFKSLSEEVGIPYQSLINLYLRDCAASHRKLNLNWK from the coding sequence ATGCGTAAAGAATATGACTTCTCCAACGCCAGTAAGAACCCCTACGCTTCTCAGTTGAAGAAGCAGGTCACGATCCGCCTTGACGAAGAATCGATCGGCTACTTCAAGTCCCTATCTGAAGAGGTTGGTATTCCATACCAAAGCCTTATTAACCTCTACTTGCGGGACTGCGCGGCCTCACATCGCAAGCTGAACCTCAATTGGAAGTAG
- a CDS encoding GNAT family N-acetyltransferase codes for MSTITLAQINDAEAILSLQKRAYESEARLYDDWFIPPLTQSLSSLKDEILAGGALKYSQGEVIIGSVRASFQDGKCEIGRLIVAPEFQGQGIGSTLLKAIEARFPQAHSFELFTGSKSDGNMGVSEFLCKRGFGYS; via the coding sequence ATGAGCACAATCACCCTTGCCCAAATCAATGACGCCGAGGCAATCCTCAGTTTGCAGAAGCGCGCTTATGAGTCTGAGGCGAGACTGTACGATGATTGGTTCATTCCCCCACTTACACAGTCGCTCAGTTCACTCAAAGACGAAATTTTGGCTGGTGGAGCACTAAAGTACAGCCAAGGCGAGGTCATTATCGGCTCAGTTCGCGCCTCGTTCCAGGATGGCAAGTGTGAGATTGGCCGCCTCATTGTCGCGCCAGAGTTTCAGGGCCAAGGCATAGGCAGCACTTTGCTTAAAGCAATCGAGGCCCGGTTTCCTCAAGCACATAGTTTTGAGCTTTTCACTGGGTCCAAGAGCGATGGCAACATGGGCGTGTCCGAGTTTTTGTGTAAACGGGGTTTCGGTTACAGCTGA
- a CDS encoding (2Fe-2S) ferredoxin domain-containing protein: MGFYERHMFFCVNQRAEGELCCAAAGAAKMLDYAKDRVKSLQLDGPGKVRVNKAGCLGRCDKGPVAVVYPEGVWYSYVDEEDIQEIVDSHLVKGVVVERLKV; this comes from the coding sequence ATGGGTTTCTACGAACGTCACATGTTCTTTTGCGTCAACCAGCGCGCCGAGGGCGAGCTCTGCTGCGCCGCTGCCGGCGCGGCGAAGATGCTGGACTACGCCAAGGATCGGGTGAAGTCCCTGCAGCTGGACGGGCCGGGCAAGGTCCGGGTCAACAAGGCCGGCTGCCTGGGTCGTTGCGACAAGGGGCCGGTGGCCGTGGTGTACCCGGAAGGCGTCTGGTATTCCTACGTGGATGAGGAAGACATCCAGGAAATCGTCGATTCCCATCTGGTCAAGGGCGTCGTCGTGGAGCGGCTGAAAGTCTAG
- a CDS encoding ABC transporter permease, whose product MKKNSFGLWAAALAVYGFLYIPLAVVVLFSFNDSQLNAQWVGFTLRWYAKLAGDGEMLRAAANSLAIALLSSSCATALGAMAGIAMHRYRIPGLSFLVLTPVAMPEILLGVSLLLFFRQVLDLTLGFLSILVAHITFSIGFVAVIVRARLAGMDESIFEAARDLGASPWATFRRITLPLILPALVAGFLMSFTLSIDDFVITFFVAGVGISTLPLQIYSMIKVAVTPEVNAVSTLLMALTLTLIAIASRIAPDALKAKS is encoded by the coding sequence GTGAAGAAAAACAGCTTCGGGCTCTGGGCCGCGGCCTTGGCCGTGTATGGTTTTCTCTACATTCCGCTGGCGGTGGTGGTGCTGTTCTCCTTCAATGACTCGCAGCTCAACGCCCAGTGGGTCGGCTTCACGCTGCGCTGGTATGCGAAGCTGGCGGGGGACGGGGAGATGCTGCGGGCGGCGGCCAACTCGCTCGCCATCGCCTTGCTCTCGTCCAGCTGCGCCACGGCGCTGGGCGCGATGGCCGGCATCGCGATGCACCGCTACCGCATCCCTGGTCTGTCGTTCCTGGTGCTGACGCCGGTGGCGATGCCGGAGATCCTGCTCGGCGTTTCGCTGCTGCTGTTCTTCCGCCAGGTGCTGGACCTGACCCTGGGCTTCCTCTCCATCCTGGTGGCCCACATCACCTTTTCCATCGGTTTCGTCGCCGTCATCGTGCGCGCGCGCCTGGCGGGCATGGACGAAAGCATCTTCGAGGCGGCGCGCGACCTGGGTGCCAGCCCCTGGGCGACGTTCCGCCGAATCACCCTGCCGCTGATCCTGCCCGCGCTGGTGGCCGGCTTCCTGATGAGCTTCACACTCTCGATCGACGACTTCGTGATCACCTTCTTCGTCGCCGGCGTGGGCATCAGTACCCTGCCGTTGCAGATCTATTCGATGATCAAGGTGGCGGTGACGCCCGAGGTGAATGCCGTCTCCACCCTGCTGATGGCGCTGACGCTGACCCTGATCGCCATCGCTTCCCGGATCGCGCCCGATGCGCTGAAGGCGAAATCGTGA
- a CDS encoding peptidase U32 family protein, whose product MSSPKRPELVCPAGGLPALKAAVDNGADCVYAGFKDETNARNFNGLNFDDNSLKEGIRYAHERGAKVLIALNTYPQTDNWSRWTAAVDKAAAFGVDAVILADMGLMDYARRTHPQLRLHLSVQGSATSYEAINFYRERFGIQRAVLPRVLSLAQVEQVVNNTPVEIELFGFGGLCVMVEGRCALSAYATGVSPNCNGACSPGKAVRWEQTPQGMETRLNGILIDRFGDDERAGYPTLCKGRFEVDEETYYAIEEPTSLNTLELLPEIVNMGIAAIKIEGRQRSPAYVAQVTKVWREAIDSACRDIGHFTPRTAWMAELNKVSEGQATTLGAYNRPWK is encoded by the coding sequence ATGTCTTCCCCCAAGCGCCCCGAACTGGTCTGCCCCGCCGGCGGCCTGCCCGCTCTCAAAGCCGCCGTCGATAACGGCGCCGACTGCGTTTACGCCGGCTTCAAGGACGAGACCAACGCCCGCAATTTCAACGGCCTGAATTTCGACGACAACAGTCTCAAGGAGGGCATCCGCTACGCCCACGAGCGCGGCGCCAAGGTGCTGATCGCGCTGAACACCTATCCCCAGACCGACAACTGGTCGCGCTGGACCGCCGCTGTAGACAAGGCCGCCGCCTTCGGCGTCGACGCCGTGATCCTCGCCGACATGGGGCTGATGGACTACGCCCGGCGCACCCATCCGCAGCTGCGCCTGCATCTGTCGGTGCAGGGTTCGGCCACCAGTTACGAGGCGATCAACTTCTATCGCGAGCGCTTCGGCATCCAGCGCGCGGTGCTGCCGCGGGTGCTGTCCCTGGCGCAGGTGGAGCAGGTGGTGAACAACACGCCGGTGGAAATCGAACTCTTCGGCTTCGGCGGCCTGTGCGTGATGGTGGAGGGCCGCTGCGCCCTCTCGGCCTACGCCACCGGTGTCTCGCCCAACTGCAACGGCGCTTGCTCCCCGGGTAAGGCAGTGCGCTGGGAGCAGACGCCCCAGGGTATGGAAACCCGCTTGAACGGCATCCTGATCGACCGCTTCGGCGACGACGAACGGGCAGGCTACCCGACCCTGTGCAAGGGCCGTTTCGAGGTGGACGAGGAAACTTATTACGCGATCGAGGAGCCCACCAGTCTCAACACCCTGGAACTGCTGCCCGAGATCGTCAACATGGGCATCGCCGCGATCAAGATCGAGGGCCGCCAGCGCAGCCCGGCCTACGTCGCTCAGGTGACCAAGGTCTGGCGCGAGGCGATCGACAGCGCCTGCCGCGACATCGGCCATTTCACGCCCAGGACGGCCTGGATGGCCGAACTGAACAAGGTCTCCGAAGGCCAGGCCACCACGCTCGGCGCCTACAACCGCCCCTGGAAATAG
- a CDS encoding nucleotide pyrophosphohydrolase: MENVNTLNELREALRRFAAERRWQGFHTPKNLAMAMIVEAAELVEHFQWLTPEQSAALPAETLAEVRDEIADTFIYLLRMADVLGIDLIAAAHAKMVKNALKYPVPPADLR, encoded by the coding sequence ATGGAAAACGTCAACACCCTGAACGAACTGCGCGAAGCGCTGCGCCGCTTCGCCGCCGAGCGCCGCTGGCAGGGCTTTCACACGCCGAAGAACCTGGCGATGGCGATGATCGTCGAAGCCGCCGAACTGGTGGAGCACTTCCAGTGGCTGACGCCGGAGCAAAGCGCGGCGCTGCCGGCCGAGACCCTGGCGGAGGTGCGGGACGAGATCGCCGACACCTTCATCTACCTGCTGCGCATGGCCGACGTGCTGGGCATCGACCTGATCGCCGCGGCGCACGCCAAGATGGTCAAGAATGCCCTCAAGTACCCGGTGCCGCCGGCGGATTTGCGATAA
- a CDS encoding U32 family peptidase: MKLALGPNLYYWPRQQTLDFYAAAAELPVDIVYVGETVCSRRHELRLPDWLEVAARLADAGKEVVLSTQALIESESDLKALRREVENGRFVVEANEMGAVHLLAAQQLPFVAGPTLNVFNGETLRLLAELGATRWVLPPEATREQLTGILAKLPAGLQTEVFAHGRLPLAYSARCFTARRYNLQKDTCEFKCIEFPDGMLLKTREGEPFLTLNGIQTQSAKTYSLLREVPDMAAAGVDVLRLSPQAEGMETIVTLYRRALEGIRADAAALAALNGTMAAGPCNGFWHNRPGLELVETA; encoded by the coding sequence GTGAAACTCGCTCTCGGTCCCAATCTCTATTACTGGCCGCGCCAGCAGACCCTGGATTTCTACGCCGCCGCCGCCGAGCTGCCGGTGGATATCGTCTATGTCGGCGAAACCGTCTGCTCCCGCCGCCACGAGCTGCGCCTGCCCGACTGGCTCGAGGTCGCCGCCCGGCTGGCCGACGCCGGCAAGGAAGTGGTGCTGTCCACCCAGGCACTGATCGAATCGGAATCCGATCTCAAGGCCCTGCGCCGGGAGGTGGAGAATGGCCGTTTCGTCGTCGAGGCCAACGAAATGGGCGCGGTGCATCTGCTGGCGGCGCAGCAGCTGCCCTTCGTCGCCGGCCCCACCCTCAACGTCTTCAACGGCGAGACGCTGCGCCTCCTGGCGGAGCTGGGTGCCACGCGCTGGGTGCTGCCGCCCGAGGCCACCCGCGAACAGTTGACGGGCATCCTGGCCAAGTTGCCGGCCGGCCTTCAGACCGAAGTCTTCGCCCACGGCCGCCTGCCGCTGGCCTATTCGGCGCGCTGCTTCACGGCGCGGCGCTACAACTTGCAGAAGGACACCTGCGAGTTCAAGTGCATCGAATTCCCGGACGGCATGCTGCTGAAGACGCGGGAAGGCGAGCCCTTCCTGACCCTGAACGGCATCCAGACCCAGTCGGCGAAGACCTACAGCCTGCTGCGGGAAGTGCCGGACATGGCCGCCGCCGGCGTCGACGTGCTGCGCCTGAGCCCGCAGGCCGAGGGCATGGAAACCATCGTCACGCTGTACCGCCGCGCCCTGGAGGGCATCCGCGCCGACGCGGCGGCCCTGGCCGCGCTCAATGGCACCATGGCCGCCGGCCCCTGCAACGGTTTCTGGCACAATCGACCGGGACTCGAACTCGTGGAGACCGCATGA
- a CDS encoding SCP2 domain-containing protein: protein MMVFKLPKPPNFPRLPSQLPQFTLPAPVARIGARLPQLPPTLALTTGLNLALGRMIPREPLEPLIGKRFAIRVLDAGLTLRFAYSARGFRPVFDAAQPDLTISAKSRDFIALMAREEDPDTLFFSRRLLTEGDTDLGLLVKNTLDGIELPRFDPARFTPAELLARLRQRQRLITPRGV from the coding sequence ATGATGGTATTCAAGCTGCCCAAACCACCTAACTTTCCCCGGTTGCCCAGCCAACTGCCCCAGTTCACCCTGCCGGCCCCGGTGGCCCGTATCGGCGCCAGGCTGCCGCAATTGCCGCCCACCCTGGCCCTGACCACCGGCCTCAACCTGGCGCTGGGTCGGATGATTCCGCGCGAACCGCTGGAGCCGCTGATCGGCAAGCGCTTCGCGATCCGGGTGCTGGACGCCGGCCTGACCCTGCGTTTCGCCTATTCGGCGCGCGGCTTCCGGCCGGTTTTCGATGCCGCCCAGCCCGATCTCACCATCTCCGCCAAGAGCCGCGATTTCATCGCGCTGATGGCGCGCGAGGAGGACCCGGACACGTTGTTCTTCAGCCGCCGCCTGCTCACCGAAGGCGACACCGACCTCGGCCTGCTGGTGAAGAACACCCTGGACGGCATCGAACTGCCGCGCTTCGATCCGGCCCGCTTCACCCCGGCCGAACTGCTGGCACGCCTGCGCCAGCGCCAGCGCCTGATCACGCCGCGCGGCGTCTAG
- a CDS encoding ABC transporter permease, whose product MAAIRDTSKWAVTLPPTLFLLVFFLVPALIVFFAGFREPGDFGGLAPLPAVSLEAYRFLFGDVIYLEIFARSFLVALVTTLLCILLAYPLAWLIARSPKARRDLLVLLVVLPFASNFLVRIYAWIMLLGPVNLLYTPFAVIAGMVYVHLPFMVLPLYTNLEKHDPALLEAARDLGANAWTRFWRITFPLSLPGIFSGSALVFIPVLGMFAVPELLGGTGDILIGNLIKEQFLDNRDWPLGSALSIMLTIAVLLLAGAAAWAARRRLHGTEAIS is encoded by the coding sequence ATGGCCGCCATCCGTGACACCAGCAAATGGGCCGTGACTCTGCCGCCGACCCTGTTCCTGCTCGTCTTCTTCCTCGTACCGGCGTTGATCGTGTTCTTCGCCGGTTTCCGCGAGCCGGGCGATTTCGGCGGCCTGGCGCCGCTGCCGGCGGTGTCGCTGGAGGCCTACCGCTTCCTCTTCGGCGACGTGATCTATCTGGAGATCTTCGCCCGCTCCTTCCTGGTCGCGCTGGTCACCACGCTGCTCTGCATCCTCCTGGCCTACCCGCTGGCCTGGCTCATCGCCAGGAGCCCCAAGGCGCGCCGCGACCTCCTGGTGCTGCTGGTGGTGCTGCCCTTCGCCAGCAACTTCCTGGTCCGCATCTATGCCTGGATCATGCTGCTGGGGCCGGTGAACCTGCTCTACACGCCCTTCGCGGTGATCGCCGGCATGGTCTACGTGCATCTGCCGTTCATGGTGCTGCCCTTGTACACCAACCTGGAAAAGCACGATCCGGCCTTGCTGGAGGCGGCACGGGATCTCGGCGCCAATGCCTGGACGCGCTTCTGGCGCATCACCTTTCCCCTTTCGCTGCCGGGTATCTTCTCCGGTTCGGCGCTGGTCTTCATTCCGGTGCTGGGCATGTTCGCCGTACCCGAACTGCTGGGCGGCACCGGCGACATCCTGATCGGCAACCTGATCAAGGAGCAGTTCCTCGACAACCGCGACTGGCCACTGGGTTCGGCCCTGTCGATCATGCTCACCATCGCGGTGCTGCTCCTGGCCGGTGCCGCGGCGTGGGCGGCGCGGCGCCGGCTGCACGGTACCGAGGCGATATCGTGA
- a CDS encoding BrnT family toxin, protein MSGLHFEWDERKAVVNVKKHGVSFEEAKSAFYDERAKLIDDPDHSGNEDRFVLLGLSSALQLLVVCHCYRGDDGVIRIISARKATAKETKSYP, encoded by the coding sequence ATGAGCGGGCTACACTTCGAGTGGGACGAAAGAAAAGCAGTCGTAAACGTCAAGAAGCACGGCGTGAGTTTCGAAGAGGCGAAATCAGCCTTCTACGATGAACGAGCCAAGCTTATTGATGACCCCGATCATTCGGGTAACGAGGATCGTTTCGTCCTCCTTGGGCTAAGTTCTGCGCTACAGCTCTTGGTTGTTTGTCACTGCTATCGCGGAGATGACGGAGTAATTCGAATCATCTCTGCACGCAAGGCAACTGCCAAGGAAACAAAGTCCTACCCGTAA
- a CDS encoding alpha/beta hydrolase, translating into MSRHERILIDGPAGRIEVFVEPREGARGIALISHPHPLFGGTADNKVVTTLARTFRELGYVTLRPNFRGVGASEGAHDHGEQETDDQLAVLDYARRRFGELPLVLAGFSFGAYVSTRIAKRLAEAGRPASRLVLVGTAAGFVEGARTYRSEAVAADTIVIHGAADATVPLANVLAWAEPLNLPVTVIPGADHFFHRRLHLIRDIICRGFATPPSPLP; encoded by the coding sequence ATGTCCCGCCACGAACGCATCCTGATCGACGGTCCGGCGGGACGCATCGAGGTCTTTGTCGAACCGAGGGAGGGTGCCCGGGGCATCGCCCTGATCTCCCATCCCCATCCGCTGTTCGGCGGCACCGCCGACAACAAGGTGGTGACCACCCTGGCGCGCACGTTCCGCGAGCTGGGCTATGTCACGCTGCGGCCGAACTTCCGCGGCGTCGGCGCTTCCGAAGGGGCGCATGATCACGGCGAGCAGGAAACCGACGACCAGCTCGCGGTGCTGGACTACGCGCGCCGCCGCTTCGGCGAACTGCCGCTGGTGCTCGCCGGATTTTCCTTCGGCGCCTATGTCAGTACTCGCATCGCCAAGCGCCTGGCCGAGGCCGGCCGGCCGGCCTCGCGCCTGGTGCTGGTGGGCACCGCCGCCGGCTTCGTCGAGGGCGCGCGCACCTACCGGAGCGAGGCCGTCGCCGCCGACACCATCGTCATCCACGGCGCGGCAGACGCAACCGTGCCGCTGGCCAATGTGCTGGCCTGGGCGGAACCGCTGAACCTGCCGGTGACGGTGATTCCCGGCGCCGACCATTTCTTCCATCGGCGCCTGCATCTGATCCGCGACATCATCTGCCGCGGCTTTGCCACACCGCCGTCCCCGCTGCCATGA
- a CDS encoding IS3 family transposase (programmed frameshift) produces MKKSKFTDSQIMEALKRAESGLAVPEICRDLGISSATFYKWRAKYGGMDTSMIARMKELEQENARLKKMYAEERLKAEILKEAMAKKLVRPSRRREMAKEVVQARQASIRLVCEIFSISETCYRYEAKHRAENAEIADWLVRLTSNQRNWGFGLCYLYLRNVKGYRWNHKRVYRIYRELELNLRIKPKKRLQREKPEPLVVPAAINAVWSMDFMHDQLADGRNFRLFNVIDDFNREALGMEIDFSLPSARVIRALDQIIEWRGHPAVIRCDNGPENISGLIQAWAGRHAIRLDYIQPGKPQQNAYVERFNRTVRYEWLSQYYWEDLDEVRLFATQWMDHYNHHRPHMALGGFTPKQRLAMAA; encoded by the exons ATGAAGAAGTCGAAATTCACGGACAGCCAGATCATGGAGGCGCTCAAGAGGGCGGAATCTGGGCTGGCGGTGCCGGAGATATGCCGGGACCTGGGAATCAGCTCGGCGACGTTTTACAAGTGGCGGGCGAAGTACGGCGGCATGGATACGTCGATGATCGCGCGCATGAAGGAGTTGGAGCAGGAGAACGCCCGGCTCAAGAAGATGTACGCCGAGGAGCGCCTCAAGGCCGAGATTCTCAAGGAGGCGATGGCAAAAAAGT TGGTGAGGCCATCCCGCCGGCGCGAGATGGCCAAGGAAGTCGTGCAGGCCAGGCAGGCATCGATTCGACTGGTCTGCGAAATCTTCAGCATCAGCGAGACGTGCTACCGGTACGAGGCCAAGCATCGCGCCGAGAACGCCGAGATTGCGGACTGGCTGGTGCGGCTGACGAGCAATCAACGCAACTGGGGGTTTGGCCTGTGCTATCTGTACCTGCGCAACGTCAAGGGCTACCGCTGGAATCACAAACGGGTCTATCGCATTTACCGGGAGTTGGAACTGAACCTGCGGATCAAGCCCAAGAAGCGTCTGCAGCGGGAAAAGCCGGAACCGCTCGTGGTGCCTGCGGCCATCAATGCTGTCTGGTCGATGGATTTCATGCATGATCAGTTGGCGGATGGTCGGAACTTCCGTCTGTTCAATGTCATTGACGACTTCAACCGGGAAGCACTGGGCATGGAGATCGACTTCTCCCTGCCGTCGGCCCGTGTCATCCGGGCGCTGGACCAGATCATCGAATGGCGCGGACACCCTGCTGTCATTCGGTGTGATAACGGTCCGGAGAATATCAGTGGGCTGATCCAGGCCTGGGCTGGTAGACACGCGATTCGATTGGATTACATCCAACCTGGCAAGCCGCAACAGAACGCCTACGTCGAACGCTTCAATCGCACCGTGCGCTACGAATGGCTGTCGCAGTACTACTGGGAAGACCTTGATGAGGTCAGGTTGTTCGCTACCCAGTGGATGGACCACTACAATCACCATCGCCCACACATGGCATTGGGCGGATTCACACCAAAGCAGCGGTTGGCCATGGCCGCGTGA